A region of the Micromonospora sediminicola genome:
TCGTCCGGGATGAGCACACCGGCGATCAGTCGCAGCAGCGTGCTCTTGCCGGTGCCGTTGCGCCCCACCACGCCGACCGTCTCACCCGGCTCGACCCGGAACGACAGGTCGCGCAGCGGCCAGAACCGGCCCGCGTCCGGGTCGCGCGCGCCCCGGTGCACGATCAGCTCCCGCAGCCGCAGTTGGCGGCGCCGGTTGCGGACGAATCGGATGCCCAGCCCGTCCGCCTCGATGATCGCCGTCATTCAGAGTTCCTTCAGCACGGCCGGTTCGAGGCGGTGGAACGCCCACCAGCCGAGCGCCAGGACCAGCCCGCTGCCCACCACCGTGACGGTGAGCAGCCGGGCGTCCGGGAACTCGTCCGGATACCAGATCGCGTGGTGCAACTGAAAGATCCCGACCAGCGGGTTCAGCTCGTACGCGACCTTGAGCCAGCCGGGCATGCCGGAGTCCCGGACCAGGTTCAGCGGATAGATGATCGGGGTGGCGTAGAACAGCAGCCGGATCACCAGCCGCATGATCCGCTCGATGTCCCGCATCAGCACGTTGCCCGCCGACAGCAGCAGGGCCAGGCCCACCAGCAGCGTGAACTGCACCGCGACGGCCAGCGGCAGGGCGAGCAGGTTCCACCCCGGGTGGATCTTCCCGTGGGCCGCGTAGAGCGCCGCGATGGCGACCAGGATCGGCAGGCCGGCCAGATACTCGGCGAACCGGCCGGCGACCCGCCCGATCGGGAAGATCGGTCGGGGCAGGTTCATGGTGGTGATCAGCCGGGACTGCCCGGTGAGCGCGTTGGCCGCCTCGGTCAGCGCCGAACTGGCCCACATCCAGGCGAAGATCCCGGTGATCAGGAACAGCGGGTACGAACCGGCCGCCTCGCCCAGGTGCCGTCGGGTGGCGCCGGAATAGAGCACGCCGAAGACGAACCAGTAGATCAGGCCCATGCCCAGCGGCTCGATCAGCGACCAGAAGTAGCCCAGCAGCGACTGCTGGTACTTCACCGCGAGATCCCGCCGGACCAGGATGCGCAGCGAGGTGCGGGCGGACCAGAGCGCCGCGACGGCGGACGTCACCGGGCCATCGTCGCGCCGTTCATCGTCGGCGTGGCGGCCGTCGACCGGGGGTCACCCCAACGGGGTCAGCACTCGATCACGTTGACCGCGAGGCCGCCCCGCGCCGTCTCCTTGTACTTGACCTTCATGTCGGCGCCGGTCTCCCGCATGGTCTTGATGACCTTGTCCAGCGACACGTGGTGCACCCCGTCGCCGCGCAGCGCCAGCCGGGCCGCCGTGATCGCCTTGATGCTGGCCACCGCGTTGCGCTCGATGCACGGGATCTGCACCAGGCCGCCGACCGGGTCGCAGGTGAGCCCGAGGTTGTGCTCCATGCCGATCTCGGCCGCGTTCTCCACCTGCTCCGGCGTGCCACC
Encoded here:
- a CDS encoding ABC transporter permease, which produces MTSAVAALWSARTSLRILVRRDLAVKYQQSLLGYFWSLIEPLGMGLIYWFVFGVLYSGATRRHLGEAAGSYPLFLITGIFAWMWASSALTEAANALTGQSRLITTMNLPRPIFPIGRVAGRFAEYLAGLPILVAIAALYAAHGKIHPGWNLLALPLAVAVQFTLLVGLALLLSAGNVLMRDIERIMRLVIRLLFYATPIIYPLNLVRDSGMPGWLKVAYELNPLVGIFQLHHAIWYPDEFPDARLLTVTVVGSGLVLALGWWAFHRLEPAVLKEL